From Chryseobacterium salivictor, a single genomic window includes:
- a CDS encoding pyridoxine 5'-phosphate synthase, protein MTKLSVNINKIATLRNARGGELPSVTEAAIKLQEFGAQGITIHPRPDQRHITRKDVYDLKPLIYTEFNIEGNPHRPFIDMVLDVKPDQVTLVPDTDDAITSNAGWDCEHNLEFLKLVIEEFKNAGIRTSIFLDPNPGMVKYAKETGADRIELYTEAYATHYSKNKEEAIKPYIETALEAEKYGLGINAGHDLSLENLKYFADNIPNLLEVSIGHALISEALYMGLENTVQAYLKRLAKW, encoded by the coding sequence ATGACGAAACTTAGTGTAAATATTAATAAAATTGCAACCCTTCGAAATGCAAGAGGAGGCGAATTACCAAGTGTGACCGAAGCTGCCATTAAGTTGCAGGAATTCGGTGCGCAGGGAATTACCATTCATCCAAGACCGGATCAAAGACATATTACCAGAAAAGATGTTTATGATTTAAAACCTTTAATTTATACCGAATTCAATATTGAAGGGAATCCGCACCGTCCGTTTATCGATATGGTTTTGGACGTAAAACCGGATCAGGTAACACTGGTTCCGGATACCGATGACGCTATTACATCTAACGCTGGCTGGGATTGCGAACACAATTTAGAATTTCTGAAACTGGTGATTGAGGAATTTAAAAATGCAGGAATCAGAACATCTATTTTCTTAGATCCAAATCCCGGAATGGTGAAATATGCTAAAGAAACAGGTGCCGACAGAATTGAATTATATACGGAAGCGTATGCAACCCATTATTCGAAAAATAAGGAAGAAGCGATAAAACCGTATATTGAAACCGCTTTGGAAGCAGAAAAATATGGATTGGGAATCAATGCCGGTCATGATTTAAGTTTAGAGAATTTAAAATATTTTGCCGATAATATTCCAAATTTACTGGAAGTTTCAATTGGTCATGCACTGATTTCCGAAGCGTTGTATATGGGTTTAGAAAATACAGTACAGGCTTATCTGAAGAGATTGGCGAAATGGTAG
- a CDS encoding HD domain-containing protein, with product MVLEKEINFILALDELKNVNRRNFNLDNSRRENTAEHSWQIVVFAQILWPYAKDKKQIDLLRVIKMLSIHDVVEIEAGDTFIFDESAMTGKYERELAAAKKTFGILNEPLSSDFLSLWIEFEAEETPDAVFACAVDRIMPFILNVYGDGVSWTEAGIQPHQVENIVGKAVRKASEEMGEAFDILLRKAIDEGKLES from the coding sequence ATGGTTTTAGAAAAAGAAATAAATTTTATTCTCGCCCTGGATGAGTTGAAGAATGTGAATCGCAGAAACTTTAATCTGGATAATTCACGCCGGGAAAATACTGCCGAACACAGTTGGCAAATCGTGGTTTTTGCGCAGATTTTATGGCCTTATGCAAAAGATAAAAAACAAATCGATCTTCTGCGGGTCATCAAAATGCTTTCTATTCACGATGTGGTTGAAATCGAAGCCGGTGATACTTTTATTTTTGACGAAAGTGCAATGACCGGTAAATATGAAAGAGAATTGGCAGCTGCAAAGAAGACGTTCGGCATATTGAATGAACCTTTAAGTTCTGATTTTCTTAGTCTTTGGATTGAGTTTGAAGCCGAAGAAACTCCGGACGCCGTTTTCGCCTGTGCCGTCGACCGGATAATGCCTTTTATTTTAAATGTTTATGGTGATGGTGTCAGCTGGACGGAAGCTGGAATACAGCCGCACCAGGTTGAAAATATCGTAGGCAAAGCAGTGAGAAAGGCTTCCGAAGAAATGGGAGAAGCGTTTGATATTTTGCTTAGAAAAGCAATTGACGAAGGCAAGTTGGAAAGCTGA
- a CDS encoding lysophospholipid acyltransferase family protein, with protein MSLISKSDLIKASGLSKLGLLKNPAASAIMRLTKIDEVNKLYDVLKDKVGKDFFDSFVRERDLKYIVFEEDLARIPKTGSFILVSNHPLGAIDGILMTKILTEIRPDFKIMGNFLLEKIEPMKPFVISVNPFENRKELRSSSAGMRESLKHLENGGCIGIFPAGEVSNRNNEFGEILDKKWEKPALKLIKMAKVPVVPMYFHAKNSRLFYQLAKVHPDLQTLLLPSEMMYKREKPIRIRLGKPVSVKVLEDHDTIEEMGEFLQKKILLLKSYYEKRKSITDRLNIPNLKLNFSLKKEANVVQNIIDETPTPDIVGEIETLSKNDKMLFRNGNYEVFFASYNDIPSIMREIGRQRELTFRKIGEGSNLPFDLDEYDEHYHHLFLWDSQAQKLAGAYRMALGSEVMKKHGIDGFYTSSLFEFDPELRPFFRKVIEMGRAYISEEYQQKPLPLFLLWRGIVHVCLRNPEHKFLMGGVSISDKFSEFSKSLMIEFMRSHYYDSAVAQYIHPKNEFKVKLKDRDKHLFFDDVESDLNKLDKIIDDLEPEMRMPVLIKKYIKQNAKVISFNVDPSFNDAIDGLMYIRISELPESTIKPVLEEMSEQIRREENNVSDNQ; from the coding sequence ATGAGTTTAATTTCTAAAAGTGATTTGATTAAAGCGTCGGGTTTAAGCAAATTAGGATTACTGAAAAATCCTGCCGCATCAGCGATTATGCGGTTGACAAAAATCGATGAGGTTAATAAATTATACGATGTGCTGAAAGACAAAGTCGGAAAAGATTTTTTTGATTCTTTCGTGCGCGAACGTGATTTGAAATATATCGTTTTCGAAGAAGACTTGGCCAGAATTCCCAAAACCGGTTCTTTCATTTTGGTTTCCAATCATCCGCTCGGTGCTATTGATGGGATTTTAATGACCAAAATTCTTACCGAGATTCGGCCTGATTTCAAGATCATGGGGAATTTTTTATTAGAAAAGATTGAACCGATGAAGCCTTTCGTCATTTCGGTAAATCCCTTCGAAAACAGGAAAGAGCTCAGAAGCAGTTCTGCAGGAATGCGTGAATCTTTAAAACACTTAGAGAATGGCGGCTGCATCGGAATTTTCCCGGCCGGCGAAGTTTCGAACCGAAACAATGAATTCGGTGAGATTTTAGATAAAAAATGGGAAAAGCCTGCGCTGAAATTAATCAAGATGGCAAAAGTTCCCGTGGTTCCGATGTATTTTCATGCAAAAAACAGCCGGTTATTTTATCAGTTGGCGAAGGTGCATCCTGATTTACAAACGCTTTTATTGCCATCTGAAATGATGTATAAAAGAGAAAAACCCATCCGGATCAGACTGGGAAAACCGGTCTCGGTAAAAGTGCTGGAAGATCATGATACCATCGAAGAGATGGGAGAGTTTTTACAAAAGAAAATCCTTCTTTTGAAGTCTTATTACGAAAAAAGGAAATCGATTACCGACCGCTTAAATATTCCCAATCTGAAACTTAATTTTTCTCTGAAAAAAGAAGCCAATGTCGTTCAGAATATTATTGATGAAACACCGACACCAGATATTGTAGGTGAAATAGAAACGCTCAGCAAAAATGATAAAATGCTTTTCAGGAATGGAAATTATGAAGTCTTTTTTGCCTCGTATAACGATATCCCTTCCATCATGCGTGAAATCGGAAGGCAGCGCGAACTTACCTTCAGGAAAATCGGCGAGGGAAGCAATCTCCCGTTTGATCTTGATGAATATGACGAGCATTATCACCATTTGTTCCTGTGGGACAGCCAGGCGCAGAAATTAGCAGGAGCTTACCGCATGGCCTTGGGAAGTGAAGTGATGAAGAAGCACGGTATCGATGGCTTTTACACCAGTTCTCTTTTTGAATTTGATCCCGAACTCCGCCCTTTTTTCAGGAAAGTGATTGAGATGGGAAGAGCCTATATTTCCGAGGAATATCAGCAGAAGCCGTTACCACTTTTCCTTTTGTGGCGCGGTATTGTGCATGTCTGTTTAAGAAATCCCGAACATAAATTCCTGATGGGCGGCGTAAGTATTTCCGATAAGTTCTCGGAATTCTCCAAATCCCTGATGATTGAGTTTATGAGGTCTCACTACTACGATTCTGCCGTGGCGCAGTACATTCACCCTAAAAATGAGTTTAAGGTGAAGTTAAAGGACCGTGACAAGCATCTTTTTTTCGATGACGTAGAATCTGATTTGAATAAGCTCGATAAGATTATCGACGATTTGGAGCCGGAAATGCGTATGCCTGTTTTGATTAAAAAATATATCAAGCAAAATGCGAAAGTGATTTCTTTCAATGTAGATCCCAGTTTTAATGACGCGATTGATGGGTTGATGTATATTCGGATTAGTGAATTACCGGAGAGTACGATCAAGCCGGTTTTAGAAGAAATGAGTGAACAGATCAGACGGGAAGAAAATAATGTCTCTGATAATCAGTAA
- a CDS encoding aspartate kinase yields MKVFKFGGASVKDAQSVKNVALVLETQGFQSCLLVVSAMGKTTNALEKVVENYFSKTDYQAEIEKVKQNHLQISQDLFAENHPVFAEISVFFGDIESFLRRNKSPNYNFVYDQVVSCGELISSKILSEYLNDIQFKNTWCDARDFIKTDNNYREGNVNWQETEQKMNSLNQQNCYVTQGFIGSDDNNFTVTLGREGSDYSAAIFAYCLNAEAMTIWKDVPGVMTGDPRKFADVSLLDHISYEDAIEMAYYGASVIHPKTLQPLKQKNIPFYVKSFLEPKNPGTKVGASEERSQKESFILKENQHLMRIATRDFSFIAEEHLSQIFSLLAKYKIKISLMQNSAISLDLCLEDLYLTVEELDEELQKLFNTEIIKNVSLYTIRNANLEQLNKFYQDKKILLEQISQKTIQVVIN; encoded by the coding sequence ATGAAGGTTTTTAAATTTGGAGGCGCATCGGTAAAAGATGCACAAAGTGTAAAAAATGTAGCCCTGGTTTTAGAAACGCAGGGTTTTCAGAGTTGTCTCCTCGTGGTTTCGGCCATGGGAAAGACCACCAACGCTTTAGAAAAAGTCGTTGAGAACTATTTTTCCAAAACCGATTACCAGGCTGAAATCGAAAAAGTGAAACAGAATCATTTGCAGATTTCACAGGATCTGTTTGCAGAGAACCATCCCGTTTTTGCTGAGATTTCTGTCTTTTTTGGTGATATCGAATCTTTTTTAAGAAGAAATAAATCGCCGAATTACAATTTCGTTTACGATCAGGTGGTGAGTTGTGGTGAATTGATATCTTCTAAAATTCTGAGCGAATACCTGAACGATATTCAGTTTAAAAATACCTGGTGTGATGCGCGTGACTTTATTAAGACCGACAATAATTACCGCGAAGGAAATGTCAACTGGCAGGAAACTGAACAGAAAATGAACTCGCTGAATCAGCAGAACTGTTATGTGACACAAGGTTTCATTGGTTCTGATGATAATAATTTTACGGTCACTTTAGGAAGAGAAGGATCCGATTATTCGGCCGCAATTTTCGCCTATTGTCTGAATGCAGAAGCCATGACGATCTGGAAAGACGTTCCCGGAGTCATGACGGGCGATCCCAGAAAGTTTGCGGATGTTTCCCTGCTCGACCATATTTCCTACGAAGATGCCATAGAAATGGCTTATTACGGCGCATCGGTAATTCATCCCAAAACGCTGCAGCCGCTTAAACAAAAGAATATTCCTTTTTATGTAAAATCCTTTTTGGAGCCCAAAAATCCGGGAACCAAAGTTGGCGCGAGTGAAGAAAGAAGCCAGAAAGAATCTTTTATTTTAAAGGAAAACCAGCATTTGATGAGGATTGCAACGCGAGATTTTTCTTTCATTGCTGAGGAGCATTTAAGCCAGATATTTTCTCTTTTGGCCAAATATAAAATCAAAATTTCTTTGATGCAGAATTCTGCGATTTCTCTGGATCTGTGTTTGGAAGATCTCTATCTGACTGTTGAAGAACTGGATGAAGAACTTCAAAAACTGTTCAATACAGAAATTATTAAAAATGTTTCGCTTTATACCATAAGAAACGCTAATTTAGAGCAGTTGAATAAATTTTATCAAGATAAAAAAATATTGCTGGAGCAGATTTCCCAAAAAACCATACAGGTTGTAATTAATTAA
- the fbp gene encoding class 1 fructose-bisphosphatase — protein MSEQSFQTLGEFIIDKQEDFLYSTGELSRLLSAIRLASKVVNRQVNKAGIANIIGKAGNENIQGEEQQKLDVLANEIFIEALSQREVVCGIASEESDDFIEIQASCNAHLSKYVVLIDPLDGSSNIDVNVSVGTIFSIYRRVSEPGTPVILEDFLQKGVNQIAAGYVVYGSSTMIVYTTGNGVNGFTLDPSLGTYYLSHPNMMFSRTGKIYSINEGNYIKFPQGVKDYIKYCQREEEDRPYTSRYIGSLVSDFHRNMIKGGIYIYPSTSQSPNGKLRLLYECNPMAFLAEQAGGKCTDGFQRIMEIQPTELHQRVPFFCGSYDMVEKAEAFMREAAAK, from the coding sequence ATGTCAGAACAGTCGTTCCAAACTCTTGGTGAATTCATCATCGACAAACAAGAAGATTTTTTGTATTCCACCGGGGAACTTTCCCGTCTGCTGAGCGCCATCCGTTTGGCCTCGAAAGTGGTTAACCGCCAGGTGAACAAAGCCGGAATCGCTAACATCATCGGCAAAGCCGGTAATGAAAACATTCAGGGCGAAGAACAGCAAAAGTTAGACGTACTGGCCAATGAAATTTTCATCGAAGCATTATCCCAAAGAGAAGTGGTGTGCGGAATTGCCTCGGAAGAGAGCGATGACTTTATCGAAATTCAGGCAAGCTGCAATGCGCACTTGAGCAAATATGTGGTTTTAATTGATCCTTTAGACGGATCGTCAAACATCGATGTAAATGTTTCTGTAGGAACTATTTTCTCGATTTACAGAAGAGTTTCCGAACCGGGGACTCCAGTTATTCTGGAGGATTTCTTACAAAAAGGAGTCAATCAGATCGCTGCAGGATATGTGGTTTACGGTTCATCCACGATGATTGTTTACACGACAGGAAATGGCGTCAATGGTTTTACACTGGACCCAAGTCTAGGTACTTATTACCTTTCCCATCCCAATATGATGTTCTCCCGTACCGGAAAAATCTATTCCATTAATGAAGGAAATTACATTAAATTTCCGCAGGGTGTGAAAGATTATATCAAATATTGCCAGCGAGAAGAAGAAGACCGCCCATACACTTCCCGATATATCGGAAGTTTGGTTTCTGATTTCCACCGAAATATGATCAAAGGCGGAATCTATATTTATCCTTCGACTTCGCAGTCACCCAACGGTAAACTGAGACTTTTATACGAATGCAATCCAATGGCTTTCCTGGCTGAACAGGCAGGTGGAAAATGCACCGACGGTTTCCAGAGGATTATGGAAATTCAACCGACCGAACTGCATCAAAGAGTTCCGTTTTTCTGCGGAAGTTATGATATGGTAGAAAAAGCAGAAGCGTTCATGAGAGAAGCCGCTGCGAAATAA
- a CDS encoding uracil-DNA glycosylase has protein sequence MTWTEILSPITNTGYFENICRKVEEAYATQKCFPPKEEIYRALDLTPFENVKVVIIGQDPYHNGDQANGLCFSVSEKVKAPPSLKNIFKELKDDLGIERSRTDLDDWAKQGVLLLNATLTVKAHEPNSHKNLGWEKFTNFIIKEISDKKENVVFVLWGAFAQKKEELIDSSKHFIVKSAHPSPFSVYRGFYGSKPFSQINDYLKSKKINPISW, from the coding sequence ATGACCTGGACTGAAATTCTTTCTCCGATTACAAACACCGGATATTTCGAAAATATTTGCCGAAAAGTAGAAGAAGCTTATGCAACACAAAAATGTTTTCCGCCAAAAGAGGAAATATACAGAGCGTTGGATTTAACTCCTTTTGAAAACGTAAAAGTAGTGATCATCGGACAGGATCCTTATCATAATGGTGATCAGGCGAACGGTCTGTGTTTTTCTGTTTCTGAAAAAGTAAAAGCACCGCCTTCGCTTAAAAATATTTTTAAAGAACTGAAAGATGATCTGGGAATTGAAAGATCCAGAACAGACCTCGATGACTGGGCGAAACAGGGCGTTTTGCTATTGAATGCCACCTTGACAGTGAAAGCCCATGAACCGAATTCTCACAAAAATCTAGGCTGGGAAAAATTCACTAATTTTATCATTAAAGAGATTTCAGATAAAAAGGAAAATGTAGTCTTCGTTTTATGGGGCGCATTTGCACAAAAAAAAGAGGAACTGATTGATTCCTCCAAACATTTTATCGTAAAATCTGCGCATCCGTCACCGTTTTCGGTTTATCGGGGTTTTTATGGAAGCAAACCCTTTTCGCAGATTAATGATTATTTGAAATCGAAAAAGATAAATCCTATTTCGTGGTAA
- a CDS encoding GNAT family N-acetyltransferase: MKFSTERLILRTVTEYDAHDILNIRSNIEINDFLHRDPPKDSFEALYFILNIKRKAENEEIVFLGIALQNDPKLIGTICLWNFSKDKSTAELGYELLPNYQGKGIMSEAVNCILDYGFNDLNLKKIEAFTNKNNLDSIKLLEKTKFVLSKKRKDEKYPENIIFELSAI; this comes from the coding sequence ATGAAGTTTTCTACTGAAAGATTAATTTTGCGAACGGTCACAGAATATGATGCCCACGACATTCTAAACATTAGAAGCAATATTGAAATTAATGATTTTCTTCACCGCGATCCTCCGAAAGATTCTTTTGAAGCGCTCTATTTTATTTTAAATATAAAAAGAAAAGCGGAGAATGAAGAAATCGTTTTTCTGGGAATTGCGCTCCAAAATGACCCGAAATTAATAGGCACAATTTGCCTGTGGAATTTTTCTAAAGATAAATCTACGGCTGAACTAGGATATGAATTACTGCCGAATTATCAGGGAAAAGGAATCATGTCGGAAGCCGTAAACTGTATTTTGGATTATGGTTTCAATGATTTGAACTTAAAGAAAATCGAAGCTTTTACCAATAAAAATAATTTGGACTCTATAAAATTACTCGAGAAAACAAAATTTGTTTTAAGCAAAAAACGAAAGGATGAAAAGTACCCGGAAAATATTATTTTTGAATTAAGCGCCATTTAA
- a CDS encoding mechanosensitive ion channel family protein, which produces MNKDLIDTKDLLQTVSDSIHFFVRDHSPDSWVLLLQILLKFAFFVGIIYLVDFLFKLVINTIFKLFFDKDKYPVLKSIYAARITNSFSHIIALLFGSYALFSIFYRHPKSFTFLERMMGLFIVFVVAGMLYRGMSAFRNFFVIKKDYYKIIALNAVSQTVKIFGIFVSSVVAICVIFGISGSAIVGSLGAITAVLVLVFRDTILGFVTGIHVATSKNLKVGDWIGIPKYNLEGTIVDLNLLTTKIQNFDKTISTIPTYDFLTTEIKNLQVMSESNTRRIKRSIIFNIKSFKFLNLEEVDRLSKINLLRDYLQEMKDEIIEERSHIENSELVINGRQLTNIGVFREYTFNYLRNNKHIDQKGTLIVRQLENTPHGMPLEIYCFTNDSAWVNYEGIMADIFDHLLVASKEFDLEIMQLNKI; this is translated from the coding sequence ATGAATAAAGATCTGATAGATACTAAAGATTTACTGCAGACTGTAAGCGACTCGATTCACTTTTTTGTGAGAGATCATTCGCCGGATAGTTGGGTGCTGCTTCTTCAGATTTTATTGAAATTTGCTTTCTTTGTAGGCATAATCTACTTGGTTGATTTTCTTTTCAAACTGGTAATTAATACTATTTTTAAGTTATTTTTTGATAAAGATAAATATCCTGTTCTGAAGTCCATTTATGCTGCGAGAATTACAAATTCGTTTTCCCATATCATTGCGTTGCTTTTCGGTAGTTATGCCCTGTTTTCTATTTTCTACCGACACCCAAAAAGCTTTACTTTCTTAGAAAGAATGATGGGTTTATTCATCGTTTTTGTGGTGGCTGGAATGCTGTACCGGGGGATGAGTGCTTTCCGCAATTTCTTCGTCATCAAAAAAGATTATTATAAAATTATTGCATTGAATGCAGTTTCGCAAACCGTCAAAATTTTCGGAATCTTCGTGTCCTCCGTTGTTGCAATTTGTGTGATTTTCGGAATCAGCGGTTCTGCAATCGTTGGCAGTTTGGGAGCAATTACCGCCGTTCTGGTTTTGGTTTTCCGCGATACGATTCTTGGTTTTGTTACTGGGATTCATGTCGCAACTTCTAAAAATTTAAAAGTAGGTGACTGGATTGGCATCCCGAAATACAATCTGGAAGGAACCATTGTCGATTTAAATCTTTTAACAACGAAAATTCAGAATTTCGATAAGACGATCTCTACCATTCCGACTTATGACTTTCTGACCACAGAAATTAAAAATCTTCAGGTCATGTCAGAGAGCAATACCAGAAGAATTAAGCGCTCCATTATTTTTAATATTAAGTCTTTCAAATTTTTAAATTTAGAAGAGGTGGACCGGTTGTCTAAAATTAATTTACTCCGAGATTATCTTCAGGAAATGAAAGATGAAATAATCGAAGAACGGTCGCATATCGAAAATTCAGAACTTGTTATTAATGGCAGGCAACTGACTAATATTGGGGTTTTTCGGGAATATACCTTTAATTATCTTAGAAATAATAAGCATATCGATCAAAAAGGAACCTTGATTGTGAGGCAGCTGGAGAATACGCCTCATGGAATGCCGTTGGAAATTTATTGTTTCACAAACGATTCCGCATGGGTAAATTATGAGGGGATAATGGCAGATATTTTTGACCATCTTTTGGTAGCATCAAAAGAATTTGATTTAGAAATTATGCAGCTCAATAAAATTTAA
- a CDS encoding endonuclease MutS2, with translation MHIQKEDLNELEFPELLAEISPFAFSKKTAAKIAAIRPFDIDEAELSLKKVAEYLSSFESDNAIPFSEFEDIDAELKLMLIENFRLDNAAFLKIKSLTEQIARLQKFYPAYEDLFLHLNNDVKDLEYRKEIVDKIDKVFNRFGEVKSDSSPVLKTLRADISHAKKTIQENFNRALTALSSTDFLDDIRESIVDDQRVLAVKSGYKKRVPGRVLGLSKTGSITYIQPESVVKHQFKLREDIEEEKKEVDKILRKLTFEISEFQPQLYSYQKYIFDLDVTRAKAKFAEKIGGILPKINRHRTMRLINAFHPLLLIRNQVEKKKIFPQTLTLTEQNRILCISGPNAGGKSITLKTVGLLQLMIQSGILVPVHPRSEMFFFDKLMTDIGDNQSIENHLSTYSSRLKKMSKIIREADAKTLLLIDEFGTGSDPELGGALAEAFLEFFYDKKSFSIITTHYTNIKLVIEQLPNAQNAAMLFDEHSLEPLYKLEVGQAGSSFTFEVAEKNKIPKFIIESAKKKVEHDIINLDKTIVKLQQEKFEVEKLKTDLTEKRDSTQNKKENLEKLNEQLEQKLFNFQKLYEDEHRKLQFGNKIEAFIDSYVKGKSRKLVVADFVKILEQEKFRKLGADKDENKKLQIVKRKITQQLKKVDVREKIVETNEKLEDKRQKERAVWMKVGQRVRIKGSASVGTIDKIEKNGKVSVNYGSFKTQISGDELERI, from the coding sequence GTGCATATACAAAAAGAAGATTTAAACGAACTCGAATTTCCGGAACTTTTGGCGGAGATTTCCCCTTTTGCTTTCTCGAAAAAAACGGCAGCTAAAATTGCAGCCATCCGACCATTTGATATTGATGAGGCCGAATTATCCTTAAAAAAAGTGGCCGAATATTTATCGAGTTTTGAAAGTGACAACGCGATTCCTTTCAGCGAATTTGAAGATATCGACGCAGAATTAAAACTGATGCTGATTGAAAATTTCAGATTAGACAATGCGGCTTTCCTGAAAATAAAAAGTTTGACGGAGCAAATTGCCCGGCTTCAAAAATTTTATCCCGCGTATGAAGATTTATTTCTTCATCTCAATAACGATGTTAAAGATCTAGAATACCGGAAGGAAATCGTCGATAAAATCGACAAGGTTTTCAACCGTTTTGGCGAAGTGAAAAGCGACTCGTCTCCAGTTCTGAAAACTTTGCGGGCTGATATTTCCCACGCCAAAAAAACAATTCAGGAAAACTTTAACCGGGCACTCACCGCGCTTTCTTCCACTGATTTTCTGGATGATATCCGCGAGAGCATTGTAGACGACCAAAGGGTTTTAGCCGTAAAATCCGGTTATAAAAAACGGGTTCCTGGAAGAGTTCTGGGACTTTCTAAAACCGGCTCGATTACTTATATCCAACCTGAATCGGTGGTGAAACATCAGTTTAAATTACGGGAAGATATTGAAGAAGAAAAGAAAGAAGTCGATAAAATATTGCGGAAATTAACCTTTGAAATTTCAGAATTTCAACCTCAACTTTATTCTTACCAAAAATATATTTTTGATTTGGATGTCACACGGGCCAAAGCAAAATTCGCTGAAAAAATCGGCGGTATTTTACCCAAAATCAACCGTCACCGAACGATGCGCCTGATCAACGCTTTTCATCCATTATTGCTGATTAGAAATCAAGTTGAAAAGAAAAAAATATTTCCACAGACTTTAACCTTAACCGAACAGAACCGCATTTTGTGTATTTCCGGACCGAATGCCGGTGGGAAATCGATTACTTTGAAAACCGTCGGCTTACTGCAACTGATGATTCAGAGTGGGATTCTTGTTCCGGTTCATCCGAGATCTGAAATGTTTTTCTTTGATAAATTAATGACCGATATCGGCGACAATCAATCGATAGAAAACCATCTTTCGACGTACTCTTCGCGGCTCAAAAAAATGTCGAAAATCATTCGGGAAGCCGATGCCAAAACGCTATTGCTCATCGACGAATTCGGAACGGGTTCTGATCCCGAGTTGGGAGGTGCTTTAGCAGAAGCTTTTCTGGAATTCTTCTACGACAAGAAAAGTTTTTCGATTATTACAACGCATTACACCAACATTAAGCTCGTCATCGAACAGTTGCCCAATGCGCAAAATGCAGCAATGCTTTTTGATGAACATTCTCTGGAACCACTGTACAAATTAGAAGTCGGACAAGCCGGAAGCTCATTCACCTTTGAAGTTGCCGAGAAAAACAAAATCCCGAAATTCATCATTGAATCTGCTAAAAAGAAAGTGGAACACGATATTATTAATCTGGATAAAACGATTGTAAAATTACAGCAGGAAAAATTTGAAGTCGAAAAGCTGAAAACCGACCTGACAGAAAAAAGAGATTCCACTCAAAACAAAAAAGAAAATCTGGAAAAACTGAATGAGCAACTGGAGCAGAAACTTTTTAATTTTCAGAAACTCTACGAAGACGAACACCGCAAGCTGCAGTTCGGAAATAAAATTGAAGCATTCATCGATTCTTATGTCAAAGGGAAATCGCGGAAACTGGTCGTGGCAGATTTTGTAAAAATTCTGGAGCAGGAAAAGTTCCGCAAACTCGGCGCTGATAAAGATGAAAATAAAAAGCTGCAGATCGTAAAACGCAAAATCACACAGCAGTTAAAGAAAGTGGATGTTCGGGAAAAAATCGTGGAGACCAATGAAAAACTGGAAGACAAACGCCAAAAAGAACGCGCCGTCTGGATGAAAGTTGGCCAGCGTGTCCGAATAAAAGGATCCGCAAGCGTAGGAACCATCGATAAAATAGAGAAAAACGGGAAAGTTTCCGTAAACTACGGAAGTTTCAAAACGCAGATTTCTGGTGATGAGTTGGAGCGGATTTAA
- a CDS encoding DUF456 domain-containing protein codes for MDTTLIEIVSIILLVLGILGTFLPVLPGLLLSLAGLLIYKFGTDAPLSMVYVWIFVFLTILSTVLNYVIPARTNRKYGGTRWGSVGSVVGTFVGLFFIPVPFGFLIGMFLGVFIGELLHDASDKKKAWNSTKGALIGFLYGTGFNFIVGLAMFLVVLIDLF; via the coding sequence ATGGACACTACTTTAATTGAAATTGTCAGTATTATATTATTAGTTCTTGGGATTTTAGGGACTTTTCTGCCCGTTTTGCCGGGATTATTATTGAGCTTAGCGGGTTTGTTGATTTATAAATTCGGAACAGATGCACCTTTATCCATGGTTTATGTCTGGATTTTCGTTTTCCTCACCATTCTGTCGACCGTTCTCAATTATGTAATTCCGGCCAGAACCAACCGGAAATACGGCGGCACGCGTTGGGGAAGTGTAGGTTCGGTGGTGGGAACATTTGTCGGACTATTTTTCATTCCTGTTCCGTTCGGATTTTTAATCGGGATGTTTCTGGGCGTTTTCATCGGCGAATTACTGCACGATGCCTCCGATAAAAAGAAAGCCTGGAATTCTACCAAAGGTGCTTTAATTGGATTTCTCTACGGAACAGGTTTCAATTTCATCGTGGGATTGGCAATGTTTTTGGTAGTTTTAATTGATCTGTTTTAA